The sequence TCGTGGGGGTCGCACCACCCTGGTTGGTGATCGTGGCCGGGAGCTCCACCGAGAACCCAGCATCCGTGATGGTCACGGTGATCACCTTGGGATCGCTCGTGCTGCGAGCGCACGTTGTCCCGCTGCTGCCGCACGTGATGGTGGTCAGCGGACCGGACGCGCCCTGGACCTTGAAGAAGTCGCCCGGGTCGGGCGCCCGCATGTCCTGGTCGAAGGTGAGCGTGATCACGTCGCCTTGGTCGATCTCACCGGCGAAGCCACCGTTGGTGATGGTCGCCTCGGTGCTGATGGGGCCATCGGGGCTGTAGGTCGCGACCGTGAGCCCCCCGGCTGGGATGCTCCACGCGATGCCCTCCACGTCGGTGAAGCCCCGGTGCTCGTAGATCTTGGACGTGCCGTCGGCCAGGAGCCCGTCGTCGGTGCCGGACAAGAGCGTCCGGTTGGCGGAGACGACGGTGATCACCTGGTTCACACCGTACGAGACGCCCCGGACAGTCTCGGCCGAAGAGTTGCGGGTGCAGTTGCTCGAGCTCAGTTCGTTCGGCGTGTCGCACAGGATCTGGTAGGCGCTGTTGGCGTCGCTGATCCGGATGGCATCACCGTCGTCAGGCGCCGCCATGGCCTCGTTGAAGGCGATGAGGATCTCGTCACCGTTGTAGATCTTGTCGGTCTTGGTGTCGTCGTCGTGGCGCAGCTCGACCCCCAGGGAGACCGGGGCGCCGTCCGCGGACTGGAGGGGCGTCGTCACCGGGCCGGCGGTGACCGAGGCGCTGGAGACGTCGCCGTCGTCGACGGAGAAGACCCGGTAGCAGTAGTCGCTGTCGGG comes from Acidimicrobiales bacterium and encodes:
- a CDS encoding fibronectin type III domain-containing protein; the encoded protein is DLAGFVAQLSPYDDVTGTYSSGGASTFSLRNEAPLAPAAVTLAATSGSSVNVTIQASATPSVDQYQIRRGPPATLTGCGGATYTIIDTVKAAPTGDTTYVDGNVQPDSDYCYRVFSVDDGDVSSASVTAGPVTTPLQSADGAPVSLGVELRHDDDTKTDKIYNGDEILIAFNEAMAAPDDGDAIRISDANSAYQILCDTPNELSSSNCTRNSSAETVRGVSYGVNQVITVVSANRTLLSGTDDGLLADGTSKIYEHRGFTDVEGIAWSIPAGGLTVATYSPDGPISTEATITNGGFAGEIDQGDVITLTFDQDMRAPDPGDFFKVQGASGPLTTITCGSSGTTCARSTSDPKVITVTITDAGFSVELPATITNQGGATPTIGTPDKGFENLDRIAWDLVNSPAAGKRIAE